CTCGCACGTTGGATTCGCGCCGGCCCTCGGGGGTCGGCTCGCTTCGCTCGCCGCCCGCCTCGGGCACGGCTCCGAGCGCGCGCCATCGCACCGCGGGAGAACTTATAAATGAACTGAAAGGGTATGCAAATCAGCGAGCGGTATACGTGATCCGACGACCCCCGTCGGGGGCAACAAAAGGCCTATGCGGGGAACCGACGACCGTTCGGACATGAGCGTCGATCTCGCCTTCTCGGAGAACGAACTGCTGCCGGCGATCGCCCAGGACGCGTCGTCGGGCGAAGTGTTGATGTTGGCCTACGTCACCCCCGAAGCCGTCGAGCGTACCCGCGAGACCGGGGAGGCCCACTACTACTCGCGGAGCCGCGAGGAGCTCTGGCACAAAGGCGGCACCAGTGGCCACGTCCAGCGCGTCGAGGAGGTCCGCGTCGACTGCGACGGCGACGCACTCCTCTATCTCGTCGACCAGGAGGGCGGGGCCTGCCACACCGGGCACCGGAGCTGTTTCTACCGGACGATCGGCGGCGAGGTCGTCGGCGAGGAGGTCTTCGACCCCGAGGCGGTGTACGAGTGATCGATGACAGACGAGACCGACTCGACGGCCGCGGACGACCTCGTCGCCGCCAGGGGGCGCCTCGAGGCGCTCCGATCCCGCCTCGACGCGACGGGACTGGATCGCTCGGAACTGGAGACTGTCGCCGACGCCTACCGCGGGGTCGAGACGGTCCTCGAGCGCTGGGAGGAGCGCGCCACCGACTGGGACGACTTCGAGGGGTACGTCAAATTCAGAGACGACTTAGCGGAGACCCTCGAGTCGATCCCCGACGACGTCCCCGAGCGCGAGGCGTTCCTCGAAGCCGACGAGCACGTGACGACCGGCGGCGTCTCGAAGTCCCTCCGGGCGGGCGATTTCGACGCTGCCCGCGAGGCGCTGGCCCCGGCCAGGGAGTATGCGGACCTCCGTGCGGACCTCGAGTCGGCGCTCGAGGAACGCCGCGGGGCCGAACGGCGCGCCGAGCGCCGGAGGGAGGAACTCCGCGAGCGAATCGAGACGCTCGAGGGACTCCTCGAACTCGGCGAGGCGGACCTCGACGCGCCGACGGAGCGGCTCGAGGAGCCGATACGGGCGTACGATGACACGATCGAGGACGCGTTCGGGACGTTCCGCCAGGAGGCCCCCGCGGCGGCGTTTCTCGGGTTCGTCGAACGGGCTGCCCACACTCCCTTCGTCGACTACGAGTCGCCGCCGGAGAACCTCTTGGAGTACGTCCGGACGCGAGCGGCAGGGGAGTACTCCGTCGCGGAGCTGCTCGAGTTCGCCGACTACTCGACCTCAAAGCTCTCACACTACGTCGACGACGCGGCCCTGCTGAAACGCCGGGTGGCGACGAACCGGGCGTACCTCGAGCGGCTCTCGGCGGCTCCGTTGTCGATCGGCTGGCCCCCCGAGTCGGCCGGGACGCTCCGTTTTCGGATCGAGGAGCTGCTCGGTCTCGTCGGGACGGTCGCCGACGATTCGGCCGTCTCGACGCTTCGCGAAATCCGCGAGTTGACGCGGGCCGAAGCGTACGAACGCATTCGAGAGGCCGCCCGCGCCGACGCGGAACTGGCCGACGAGCAGCGACGGAAACTCGAACGCGGCGAACTCGAAACCGAGTGTTCGGCCGCCCGCGAGGAACTCGAACGTCTCGAGGCCCTTCTCTCGGAGTAGCGAACGCGACCGGTAGGCCAGCGCGGCCGGGCAACGTTACGCGTCGTTCGCTATCGCCTCGTAGATCGCTTCGAGCAACGCCTCGGCACGGTCGTCCTGGCGTGCCTCGGCGTACAGCCGGACGAGCGGTTCGGTACCGCTCGGCCGGACGAGCACCCAGCCGTCGCCGTAGTCGAGCCGATAGCCGTCGATGGTCGTCAGTTCGGCGTCGGCCCACTGCGCGTACGATTCGGCCGCCGACAGCATCGCCTCGCACTCCTCGGGATCGCCGTACTCGAGGTTTCGGCGGCGGGTGACGTACTCGCCGTAGTCGGCGGCGATCTCGCTCGCCGGCCGGTCGACGAGTAAATCGAGAACCCGCGCGGCGGTGTAGGCCCCGTCGCGGGCGATCCGGAACTCCGGGAAGAACACCCCTCCGTTGCCTTCCCCGGCGATCGGGACCGACCGCCCCGATGAACGGAGTTCGCGGATCCGTGTGATGAGGTGCGTGCTCCCGATAGGCGTCAACGCCACCTCCGCCCCGGCTGTCTCGACCACGTCGACGAGCCGTTGGGAGACGTTGACCGCGGAGACGAAGGCGTCACCCGCGTCGAGTTCCGCGGCCGCGAGCGCGGCGAAAGAGGCTTCGCCGTCGACGTGGCGTCCCTCCTCGTCGACGAAGATGGCGCGGTCGGCGTCGCCGTCGTGGGCGATCCCGACGTCGGCGTCGCTCGCGCGGACGAGGCGCCGCAGATCCGAGAGGTTCGCGGCGAGTGGCTCCGGGTCCCGCCCGGGGAAGTGACCGTCCGGTTGTGCGTTGACGGTCACGACCCGACAGCCCAACTCCCGAAAGAACCCGGGGCTGGTGAGACAGCCGGCGCCGTGGCCGGGGTCCAACGCGACCGTGAGGTCGGCGCCGGCGATCCGATCGCGTCGGCCCTCGGCTTCGAGGGTGTCTAACAGCTCCCGAACGTACGCGTCGTCGGCGTCCGTGACCGACCGGCTTCGGCCGACAGACGCGTACCCGACACCCCCTTCGTCTCCCTCGGAGAGCCGGTCTTCGATCCGTTCGAGCGTCGGCTTCGGGAACTCGACGCCGTCGTCCCCGATCAGTTTCACGCCGTTGTACGCCGGCGGGTTGTGACTCGCCGTGATCATCACAGCGGGTACACCGTGGCGGTCGGCGTACGCTTGTACGCCCGGCGTGGGGAGAACGCCGAGTCGGTCGACGTCGGCTCCGATGGACGCGAGCGTTCCGGCGGCAACGTCGGCGAGCATCCGTCCGGTCGTCCGCGTGTCGCGAGCGAGCGCGACTGTCTCGGCGCCCAGTGTCTCACCGGCCGCCGAGGCAATACGGCCGACGAACGCCGGCGTCAGCCCGTCTCCGACGACGCCACGAACGCCGCTCGATCCGAATACGTCCATACCTGTTTCGTCCGACGGGGACGATAAAATGGGTTCCGGCGGAC
The genomic region above belongs to Natronomonas moolapensis 8.8.11 and contains:
- the glmM gene encoding phosphoglucosamine mutase, with the translated sequence MDVFGSSGVRGVVGDGLTPAFVGRIASAAGETLGAETVALARDTRTTGRMLADVAAGTLASIGADVDRLGVLPTPGVQAYADRHGVPAVMITASHNPPAYNGVKLIGDDGVEFPKPTLERIEDRLSEGDEGGVGYASVGRSRSVTDADDAYVRELLDTLEAEGRRDRIAGADLTVALDPGHGAGCLTSPGFFRELGCRVVTVNAQPDGHFPGRDPEPLAANLSDLRRLVRASDADVGIAHDGDADRAIFVDEEGRHVDGEASFAALAAAELDAGDAFVSAVNVSQRLVDVVETAGAEVALTPIGSTHLITRIRELRSSGRSVPIAGEGNGGVFFPEFRIARDGAYTAARVLDLLVDRPASEIAADYGEYVTRRRNLEYGDPEECEAMLSAAESYAQWADAELTTIDGYRLDYGDGWVLVRPSGTEPLVRLYAEARQDDRAEALLEAIYEAIANDA
- the hisI gene encoding phosphoribosyl-AMP cyclohydrolase is translated as MSVDLAFSENELLPAIAQDASSGEVLMLAYVTPEAVERTRETGEAHYYSRSREELWHKGGTSGHVQRVEEVRVDCDGDALLYLVDQEGGACHTGHRSCFYRTIGGEVVGEEVFDPEAVYE
- a CDS encoding DUF7118 family protein; amino-acid sequence: MTDETDSTAADDLVAARGRLEALRSRLDATGLDRSELETVADAYRGVETVLERWEERATDWDDFEGYVKFRDDLAETLESIPDDVPEREAFLEADEHVTTGGVSKSLRAGDFDAAREALAPAREYADLRADLESALEERRGAERRAERRREELRERIETLEGLLELGEADLDAPTERLEEPIRAYDDTIEDAFGTFRQEAPAAAFLGFVERAAHTPFVDYESPPENLLEYVRTRAAGEYSVAELLEFADYSTSKLSHYVDDAALLKRRVATNRAYLERLSAAPLSIGWPPESAGTLRFRIEELLGLVGTVADDSAVSTLREIRELTRAEAYERIREAARADAELADEQRRKLERGELETECSAAREELERLEALLSE